The Hevea brasiliensis isolate MT/VB/25A 57/8 chromosome 9, ASM3005281v1, whole genome shotgun sequence nucleotide sequence AACCTAACTTCCTATATATGTTATCAAAGCCTCACTATAGCCTACAGTTCTCCTTTAAATCAATTCTCTTTCTCTTTTCTGTTCTCTTTCTCTCGCTctgtctctccctctctcttacaGCCTGCACAAAAGAAAGAAGTGTCACATCGATCATTGGCTTTTCTTTTTCTGTCTATTTTTACATGGATGAGAAGTGGAAGCCATCAAAGAAAGAaggttcatcttcttcttcttttgttaGGAGTTTCTCAACCAAGAGTTCATCTTCAAAGTCTCCTCTTTTGAGAAGCTCTTCCCTTAAATGCTCTTCTCCAAGCAGCAAGTGTCCTCTTCCAAGGAGTTACTCTCAGAAGAACTCCTCCATTACTCGAAAGTGCAGTAGCTTAGCTAAAGAACAGAAGGCAAGATTCTATATCATAAGGCGCTGCGTTGCCATGCTTGTTTGCTGGCATAAACATGGAGATTCTTGAAAGGAAAAAGGCTTTCTTGATCCCCAGATTTTGTATGTATACATGGATAGAGATGGAGTCCTTCAAGGGATTAACTAGAAATGTATCTTCTTGGTTGCTTATCTTTCTTCTTTTTTGCATTTTTTCTTCTTCTGAGAGAAGGGTGTTTTGATTTGAACATGTAAATTTTTTACCATCACTAATCAAGAAGATAGATTGGTTACatagagagtttttttttttttttccttgaattTTAGAAGCAgcttgtaattaattaaaatttgcaGAGAGCTACGACTTTAAACATGAATTCATGCATATCAAATACAAGAATCCAATATCAAGTCTCTTTAAACTAGCTACATTTTCTGCCTTTTGATGTTTTCCTTCTCTTCTTAAAATTTAGATCATATGAATTAAACAGATCTCAAAACTAGCATGATTCATTATACTTTTTATCTGTTGATAATTAATTTCTGTTCTCTTCTCTGTTTTGTCTTTGATGGGAGAAAGAGATTCCTTTCAGCTGCTGTTGGTACTGCCACTGTATATATGGTATGGTGTTAGACATTATTGGCGATTGGATCTGCATTGGGAATGCGACTCACCTTTAAAGAATTTTGCTTTGTAGAAAAACAGACAGAATTTTGAAATATCACACTCTATAAAGAGTTTTGCTAgagaaaatttatattatattcccACAAGTCATCAAAATGGACGAAATGTATCTTCAATTATAAGATTGCCAAGCTCCCAATGGAACAGCCTAATGCTCAAAATTTCAAACTGGACAAATATTGATACGAACCCTTATAATTTAAGTGAATTTGATTAACAGATTATGATTTACATATAAAAATTTCCAGGAGACTCATAAGAGTTCTATTATTTATTTGTATGGCTAATGACCATAAACTACATGGATAGCAAAGAAACTCTCTAAATAAAAGTGAGATTTTGAAATCATAGAAGACGCCAAATGCTGAAGAGATCTGATGGAAGATTAGTTAAATGATGAACAGCCCAAGTTTTGCAATTAGACGGCATTAAATAGTTTGATTAGGGTTTGCCATTTCTGG carries:
- the LOC110636977 gene encoding small polypeptide DEVIL 13-like — protein: MLSKPHYSLQFSFKSILFLFSVLFLSLCLSLSLTACTKERSVTSIIGFSFSVYFYMDEKWKPSKKEGSSSSSFVRSFSTKSSSSKSPLLRSSSLKCSSPSSKCPLPRSYSQKNSSITRKCSSLAKEQKARFYIIRRCVAMLVCWHKHGDS